A genome region from Natronobeatus ordinarius includes the following:
- a CDS encoding acetamidase/formamidase family protein, which produces MSRTVITPEDGVVYEFTPDLEPIETVESGASLTVETVDSLEGAVQSEDDLLATVPEEVNAATGPIGVEGAEPGAVLAVEVEEIRLTEATGRVITIEGFGLLDGHEGIDAPRTEMTPVDGEAIRFRDLEVPVSPVIGTIGVAPAEDAYTTLVPHDHGGNLDTTDITAGNTVYFPVFQDGAMLAMGDCKAAMADGEMCGTGSEIATEIDLSLELLEEPAIDLERPLIETADAWKTVASAETLEEACELANRDAIGLLAAEHDFDTTQAYLFSSLVGGLEISQVVDPLVTVRNAVPKAYLSSPL; this is translated from the coding sequence ATGTCACGGACCGTGATCACTCCCGAGGACGGCGTCGTCTACGAGTTCACCCCGGACCTCGAGCCCATCGAAACCGTCGAGTCCGGCGCGAGCCTCACCGTCGAGACGGTCGACAGCTTAGAGGGTGCAGTCCAGTCCGAGGACGACCTGCTCGCGACGGTTCCCGAGGAGGTCAACGCAGCGACGGGGCCGATCGGGGTCGAGGGGGCCGAGCCGGGCGCCGTCCTGGCCGTCGAGGTCGAGGAGATTCGCCTCACCGAAGCGACCGGCCGCGTGATCACGATCGAGGGCTTCGGCCTGCTCGACGGCCACGAGGGGATCGACGCGCCCCGGACCGAGATGACGCCCGTCGACGGCGAAGCCATCCGATTCCGCGACCTCGAGGTACCCGTCTCGCCAGTGATCGGGACGATCGGGGTCGCCCCCGCCGAGGACGCCTACACCACGCTCGTCCCCCACGACCACGGCGGCAACCTCGACACGACCGACATCACCGCCGGGAACACCGTTTACTTCCCCGTCTTCCAGGACGGCGCGATGCTCGCGATGGGCGACTGCAAGGCCGCGATGGCCGACGGCGAGATGTGCGGCACCGGCTCGGAGATCGCCACCGAGATCGACCTCTCCCTCGAGTTGCTCGAGGAGCCGGCGATCGACCTCGAGCGCCCGCTGATCGAGACGGCCGACGCCTGGAAGACCGTGGCGAGCGCGGAGACGCTCGAGGAGGCCTGCGAGCTGGCTAACCGCGACGCCATCGGGCTGCTGGCGGCCGAACACGACTTCGATACGACGCAGGCGTACCTGTTCTCGAGTCTCGTCGGCGGCCTCGAGATCAGCCAGGTGGTCGATCCGCTGGTCACCGTGCGAAACGCGGTGCCGAAGGCGTACCTCTCGAGTCCGCTTTGA